From Brachionichthys hirsutus isolate HB-005 unplaced genomic scaffold, CSIRO-AGI_Bhir_v1 contig_863, whole genome shotgun sequence, a single genomic window includes:
- the LOC137914490 gene encoding zinc finger protein 281-like: MSIIQDKLGNEFLRNGSMDPNFAPGMLMFSHLPPVTSFTRLASQSVMGEIPQEMILKKERDSPPEHQGAVAANTGGFLHSMGIKQERLSELDYRMPLYGIAGGSGTDMPDMSYGNHHQNHQSMLLHDLSLSNIPGRPGKETKEPSGRRGRRSNGDGQGGKARRKRNDTAKAMMLDADGACMSPSSKPHICEHCSAAFRSSYHLRRHVLIHTGERPFRCSQCNMSFIQKYLLQRHEKIHSGEKPFSCDQCNMRFIQKYHMERHKRTHSGEKPYRCDTCQQFFSRTDRLLKHKRTCGEAIKKGLDPSMLELSEAELGHGSYSLTQGNSTTSGRKRAKSKNNEGGERKRKKNASATLAAASPSGEMVRDLGLQDFSMEHPTGSGPALQGRNPKLVFKKAGRKCQDKGLLSLEDGVNGQKGLAQKPDPMDHVEGSGLDNLGLLQSTGNNKQGPTTSNYDDAMQFVKKRRYLHAVNDYGAGSLHMASQGGGAIQGSLGPEPTLAMLDTSPLELKHDKSGIPDEVLQSLLDHYSHKPEGTHHHDVTFDLSDHPHHVDLQPAAPVTPELEDDSPNGGDKTAVMSEYSKFLLQALERTSHSGPFPSLGPTGPFPLLSSSSSPTGPMFSDKHAYTSSPLDCGYPPTVSSPLSIVAPSSTSSSSSKSHYGMLVGSPSQAGYHLSLESTTHQQLTPSQELTEQLEKQHSPGAFNLPPQDLTVSAEGSKGQQPKVGGNAAPTNGSSYPDLSPLNPPKETTYQIENFAQAFGSQFKSGRRTPLSYGSDPGSEVDHRIRTPVSEFSGYTSLLADVSEPVSTGSKNPTRQSFR, encoded by the exons ATGAGTATTATTCAAGACAAATTAGGAAATGAGTTTTTGCGCAACGGTAGCATGGACCCCAACTTTGCACCAGGTATGCTTATGTTCAGCCACCTGCCGCCTGTTACCAGCTTTACAAGGCTGGCCTCCCAGTCTGTCATGGGTGAGATTCCTCAGGAGATGATCCTGAAGAAAGAGCGCGACTCGCCCCCAGAACACCAGGGCGCCGTCGCCGCCAACACAGGGGGCTTCCTTCATAGCATGGGCATTAAACAGGAGCGGCTCAGCGAACTGGATTACCGTATGCCCCTCTACGGTATAGCTGGAGGA AGCGGCACTGACATGCCGGACATGTCTTACGGCAACCACCATCAGAATCACCAGAGCATGCTTCTGCATGACCTCAGCCTCAGCAAC ATACCTGGAAGACCAGGTAAAGAGACAAAAGAGCCCTCGGGAAGAAGAGGGCGAAGAAGCAATGGGGATGGGCAGGGAGGCAAAGCGCGAAGGAAACGCAATGATACTGCAAAG GCGATGATGTTGGATGCAGATGGAGCCTGCATGTCCCCCAGCTCAAAACCACATATCTGTGAGCACTGCAGTGCTGCCTTCCGCAGCTCCTACCACTTGCGCAGGCATGTGCTCATCCACACAG GGGAGAGGCCTTTCCGCTGCAGTCAGTGTAACATGAGCTTCATACAGAAGTACCTGCTCCAGCGACACGAGAAGATCCACAGCG GAGAGAAGCCCTTCAGTTGTGACCAGTGTAACATGCGTTTCATCCAGAAGTACCACATGGAACGACACAAAAGGACACACAGTGGCGAGAAGCCATACCGCTGCGATACCTGCCAACAA TTTTTCTCAAGAACAGACCGGTTACTGAAGCACAAACGGACTTGTGGAGAAGCCATAAAGAAAGGCCTGGACCCAAGCATGCTGGAGCTCAGCGAAGCAGAGCTCGGCCATGGCAGCTATTCACTCACTCAGGGAAACTCCACCACCTCCGGACGCAAGAGGGCCAAGTCCAAAAATAACGAGGGTGGCGAAcgcaagaggaagaagaatgcCTCTGCGACATTGGCCGCAGCCTCGCCCTCTGGGGAAATGGTCCGTGATCTGGGCCTACAGGACTTCAGCATGGAGCATCCCACAGGTTCTGGCCCCGCCTTGCAGGGACGTAATCCCAAATTGGTCTTTAAAAAGGCTGGTCGTAAGTGCCAGGACAAGGGCCTACTTTCTCTGGAAGATGGTGTCAATGGACAAAAAGGGTTGGCCCAGAAACCTGACCCCATGGATCATGTGGAGGGTTCTGGTCTTGATAATTTAGGTCTACTCCAAAGcactggaaacaacaagcaggGGCCGACCACCAGCAACTATGACGATGCAATGCAGTTTGTGAAAAAGCGGCGCTACCTCCATGCAGTTAATGACTATGGAGCCGGCTCACTGCACATGGCATCCCAGGGCGGCGGTGCCATTCAGGGCTCCCTTGGGCCAGAACCCACTCTGGCCATGCTGGACACCTCACCTTTAGAACTAAAGCACGACAAGTCGGGCATTCCAGACGAGGTGTTACAAAGCCTGCTAGACCATTATAGCCATAAACCAGAGGGGACACATCACCAcgacgtgacctttgacctgtcgGACCATCCGCATCACGTGGACCTACAGCCAGCGGCCCCTGTTACGCCTGAGCTGGAGGATGACTCGCCCAATGGCGGCGACAAGACGGCAGTGATGAGCGAGTACTCAAAGTTCCTGCTGCAGGCGCTGGAGCGCACCAGCCATAGCGGACCCTTCCCCAGCCTTGGCCCCACCGGTCCGTTTCCACTcctgtccagcagctccagtcCTACAGGTCCCATGTTCTCTGACAAGCACGCGTATACTTCATCCCCACTGGATTGTGGCTACCCCCCTACAGTTTCTTCCCCTCTTTCCATCGTGGCCCCTTCGTcaacctcctcatcctcttccaaGTCCCACTACGGTATGCTCGTTGGCTCCCCCTCCCAGGCAGGCTACCATCTCAGCTTAGAATCTACAACTCACCAGCAGCTGACTCCATCTCAGGAGCTGACAGAGCAACTGGAGAAGCAGCACTCGCCCGGCGCCTTCAACCTACCTCCCCAGGATCTGACTGTCTCGGCAGAAGGCTCCaaggggcagcagcccaaggtGGGAGGGAACGCCGCGCCCACCAACGGCTCAAGCTACCCAGACCTGTCCCCACTGAATCCCCCTAAAGAAACCACCTATCAGATTGAGAACTTCGCTCAGGCCTTTGGCTCCCAGTTCAAGTCAGGGCGGCGGACCCCTCTGAGCTACGGCAGCGATCCTGGATCAGAGGTTGACCACCGGATACGGACTCCAGTGTCAGAATTCTCAGGGTATACCAGTTTGTTAGCTGACGTCAGTGAGCCAGTGAGCACAGGATCAAAAAACCCGACACGCCAAAGTTTCAGATAA
- the LOC137914480 gene encoding protein HEG-like has product MEACDEKTMQCNSEDGSFNCTCLDTYAKTNFSSRICTSCPSGQRAVDFECVGCPYGYSGFNCMESWKLAVLVVGTIFGILVLLIIIILPIVVCRTSKKSKNADEVPLVSNRVSNGHAALADALNKTGVPRIPRAATTISWDNKNNLEMTQSNDQQNYLPRIYEDEDDMTPYARSKSGLPSQRSINPYAQNPSEMNSASSNGQSNPYYTHDNGGRF; this is encoded by the exons ATGGAGGCCTGTGATGAGAAAACTATGCAATGCAACTCAGAAGATGGATCTTTTAACTGCACCTGTTTGGACACCTATGCTAAAACGAACTTCAGCAGCAGAATATGCACGT CTTGTCCCAGTGGCCAACGAGCTGTGGATTTTGAATGTGTTGG TTGTCCGTACGGTTATTCTGGTTTCAACTGCATGGAAT CCTGGAAGCTGGCGGTTCTAGTCGTTGGCACCATCTTTGGGATACTGGTGCTCCTCATAATCATTATTTTGCCTATAGTGGTGTGCAG GACTtcaaagaagagcaaaaatgCAGATGAAGTTCCATTGGTTAGTAACCGTGTCTCCAATGGCCACGCAGCCTTGGCTGACGCCTTGAACAAGACTGGCGTGCCTCGAATCCCACGAGCTGCAACCACCATCAGCTGGGACAATAAGAACAATCTGGAGATGACTCAGAGCAATGACCAACAAAACTACCTTCCT CGAATATACGAAGACGAAGATGACATGACACCATATGCTCGATCCAAGAGCGGCCTCCCTAGTCAACGATCAATCAACCCATATGCCCAGAATCCATCCGAGATGAACTCTGCGTCAAGTAACGGCCAAAGCAACCCTTACTACACGCACGACAATGGAGGACGATTCTAA